Proteins encoded within one genomic window of Polycladomyces subterraneus:
- the pyrH gene encoding UMP kinase has translation MERPHYRRVVLKLSGEALAGQQGYGIDPKVITSIAQQIKEVVEMGVQVAVVVGGGNIWRGVAGSARGIDRATADYMGMLATVMNSLALQDSLEQLGVPTRVQTSIEMRQVAEPYIRRRAIRHLEKGRVVIFAAGTGNPYFSTDTTAALRAAEIEADVILMAKNKVDGVYSADPARNPDAVKYDELTFLDVLNQGLGVMDSTASSLCMDNDIPLIVFNIEKEGNIRRVILGEKIGTLVRGSI, from the coding sequence ATGGAGCGGCCCCATTATCGACGTGTCGTGTTAAAACTGAGCGGAGAAGCCCTGGCCGGTCAGCAAGGCTACGGGATCGATCCGAAGGTGATCACTTCCATCGCCCAACAAATCAAAGAAGTGGTCGAAATGGGCGTTCAGGTAGCGGTGGTCGTCGGCGGCGGCAACATCTGGCGGGGTGTGGCCGGCAGCGCACGTGGTATTGACCGGGCGACGGCCGACTATATGGGCATGCTGGCTACGGTGATGAATTCGCTGGCATTGCAAGATTCTTTGGAGCAACTGGGTGTCCCCACCCGAGTCCAAACCTCCATCGAGATGCGTCAAGTGGCTGAACCGTACATCCGGCGACGCGCCATCCGGCATTTGGAAAAAGGACGGGTGGTCATATTTGCCGCCGGAACCGGTAACCCCTATTTCTCAACGGACACCACGGCTGCATTGCGTGCCGCTGAAATCGAAGCCGATGTCATCCTCATGGCCAAAAATAAAGTGGATGGCGTCTACTCCGCCGACCCGGCGCGCAATCCGGATGCGGTCAAGTATGATGAACTCACCTTCCTCGATGTGCTCAACCAGGGCCTCGGCGTGATGGACTCAACGGCATCTTCGCTTTGCATGGACAATGACATTCCTTTGATCGTATTTAATATTGAGAAAGAAGGCAACATTCGACGGGTCATTCTCGGAGAAAAAATCGGAACACTGGTGAGGGGGAGTATCTGA